The stretch of DNA TCTGTGACAGAATTGAGACTTCATCTTATGTGTTTACTATGGTGGAACCTATCATCCGTACGTGTGTTGGGAACGTGGTGTCAACTGGACACGTAGGCCTTGGTCAAGGTGCTTGAGAAGTGAACCTTCCTTGTGTAAACTTTAGTTATATATAATGTCCATAGTGCCTTCTATCTGATGTGTAACAACAAAATCCTTCCTCAGGCCAGTAACAGTTCAGAGCTGCACTCAACTGAGAAATGGTTCCACGGGAAGCTGGGAGCGGGTCGAGACGGTCGGCACATCGCAGAGCGCCTCCTCACAGATTACTGCATAGAGACGGGGGCGCCGGATGGCTCCTTCCTGGTGCGGGAGAGCGAGACGTTTGTAGGGGATTACACTCTGTCCTTCTGGTGAGACTGCCATTTTGGAAATGGGGACCTTGTTCATACAGGAGCCTACTGAATCCTAATGTCTCCCTATCGATGTATGTGCCCGGTGGCTTGGAAAATTGTACACAAAGTGAGGCCTTTTAGGCATACGttattataactttttttattcatcCACTCATTGAGTGTCTTTTCATTAAACTCTCACCAAAGAGCAGTAATGtaggaaaattatatttaaataaatgcgcTGCTTGGTTTAATTagtaaacacaattacacaagtttttgtatatttaactaTAAAACGCAGAATTTGGGAAAGCcagatattataatttttattaataatgccTGATTAatgaatcttttatttatttttttattccaggaGGAATGGAAAAGTCCAGCATTGTAGGATTCACTCCAGACAGGAGGCCGGGAGCCCGAAGTTTTTCCTGACGGATAACCTGGTGTTCGAGAGCCTCTATGCCCTGATCACTCATTACCAACAAATGCCCTTAAGATGCAATGAATTCGAGATGAGACTGACCGAGCCGGTCCCGCAAACCAACGCTCATGAGAGCAAAGAGTAAGCCACGGTCATACGTGTCAATAAATAAAGCCCAATAACGCAGTCATCCGGATTATTGAAATACTTAAAATCTTTTAGGTGGTACCATGCCAACCTCACACGCACACAAGCAGAACATATGCTGATGAGAGTTCCACGGGACGGTGCCTTCCTGGTGCGCAAGAGGAGCGAGCCAAACTCCTACGCCATATCCTTCCGGTGAGACGAGCTCGTGGCATTGTTTACAGCTTTAATTCTTGTTTCTTGCACCGattctgtttttgttatttgagTCTAATATTAATCTTATTCCCCATCTCTCGTTTTCCCTCTTGTTTTAGGGCAGAGGGGAAGATCAAGCATTGCCGAGTACAACAGGAAGGTCAGAGCGTGGTCCTCGGAAGCTCCGAGTTTGACAGCCTGGTGGATTTAATCAGCTACTATGAAAAGCATCCCCTTTATCGGAAGATGAAACTGAGGTACCCCATCAACGAGGAGACCCTGGAGAAGATTGGTACAGCTGTGAGTGCAAGAAATGTGTTActgtgctatggaatctgccgGTGCGCTctaaatacaatgtaataatcaataacataaaaacagatgtagtTTATACGGTGACCTTGATTTCTAGGAGCCGGATTATGGAGCTCTGTATGAAGGACGGAATCCTGGGTTCTACGTGGAAGCTAACCCAATGCCAACATTCAAGGTAGTAATGTGTCTTATATAAAGCCCCCTGACGTTTTTATACTTCATTGTATGATAAACCCCCCAAATATTAAATGCTACATTGCAGAAGAATTATTCCAATATCGACCATACCTCCAATCccctttgtgttattttttcctCCCTGGACAGTTTTCTACCGATGGACCAAGAAACTTTGTGTTTGATAGGACATGTCGCTGTGTGTCGGTTTCCCTTTACGTTGATCCTCtgtcttttccctttttaaatgcCTAATTTTCTGCTCCCGGCTCTttctccttctgtctccccccaGTGCTCTGTCAGGGCATTGTTTGATTATAAAGCCCAGCGCGAAGATGAACTCAGTTTTACCAAGAACGCCATCATCCAGAATGTGGAGAAGCAAGAGGGTGGATGGTAAGCACAAGGCAGGCATGGCTGTCATCTATGTCTCTATTACTAAGTGACAGCTGTCGGGTGCCCAGGGGGTCAGAAAAGCTCTCTACATCGAGGGCAATACCAATACATCGCTTCCTTGTGCCTAGGATCAAAGAGCATAGGGGACCCTTCGCAAAGTAGATACCATTTTTGCTCCGATAAAAGCGGATTGGGAGTTTAGAATTAAGGATGGAACgattatttttcattcatttgtccattaacaaaattggccaacactgattggctgatatTTATTGAAGCCAAGAATTGAGAATTGACGTCCGTTTTGCCTTTGATTGTATTTTGGTGGTGTACTACCATAAAAAAGTGATAAGTTGTTAAACGTCTTAAACAAAAATGACTTCTCTGGTCTTAAACAAAATTTGCTTACATCAGCACATTTTTGTCCTATAGGTGGCGAGGAgattatggggggaaaaaacagatgTGGTTCCCTGCCAACTACGTAGAGGAGATTTTCAGTCCTGCCGAACCAGAGCCAGAACGCCAGGTAGTAGTGCTAATCATTTCGTTTTTGAATTCTAAGGCTCCGTTACCTTCACTGCCTCAGTGTCTTCCTTATGTAGCAGAACCCACACTTCTTCCATTAGTTGTGAAACAATTCTTCAAGGAGCTGAACTGATGTGTTAGACCATAGTGTcctaaacataaatattttcctATAAATGCAACCCATGACCCGGGCATGTTTTATTTCATCCGACTTTCTAATCTTCCCAGCCTCTGGATGAGAACAGTCCGCTTGGAGACCTTTTGGGAGGAGTTCTCGATGTGCCAAATTGCCAGATTGGTAAGTGAACATGTAGCGGACAGCGCGTCGGGGGGTAtcaaaatgtttgtgttgtgtACGGCAACTTGTAAAACATGCGTAGCAATAGTGACTTGTCGCTGTTCCATCCAGCCATCCGACACGAGGGCATGAATAACCGCCCTTATGTCTTCTCCATTAACGTCCCGTCGGTGACTCGATGTCCGCTGGATGTGGCAGCCGACTCCTTGGAAGACATGCATGATTGGGTGAGGAAGATCcgagaggtggcacagacagcaGATGCCCGGGTATGTAGACAACTATGCTTACCCACCACTTGTATAATGTCTCGTTTTGGGCCTCTATTCCCTCTTGGctcactgtatgcttttttGGATATTGCTTGCCGCTCCAAATGGATTATTTCCTTCCGTTTGAATCTTTCTCTGTGTATCTTTGCTCTGCCTCTTGTCTGTCTATATTCACTCGTCTTATTCTCCAGCTCACAGAAGGAAAGATCATGGAGCGTAGGAAGAAGATTGCTTTGGAACTGTCAGAACTTGTCATATACTGCCGACCGGTGCCCTTTGATGAAGAGAGTGAGTGACTTTGTGTCCTAGAGTCAGGAAAGATGGCACAATAGGTGGAAAGTGTGACAGTTTAGTGATTTGTTCTTTTACCCAGAGATCGGCACCGAGAGGGCTTGTTACCGTGACATGTCATCCTTTCCtgagacaaaagcagagaagTACGTCAACAAGCTGAAAGGGAAGAAGTTCTTGCATTACAATAGACGGCAGCTCTCCCGCATCTATCCTAAAGGCCAGCGTCTTGATTCCTCGAATTATGACCCAATGCCTATGTGGATATGCGGCAGCCAACTAGTGGCCCTCAACTTCCAAACACCAGGTAAGCTTCGCCCAACTGCGAGGTCATTTCCCCCGACCCCTCGGTGGGCAAAACAGCTCAGAGGAGGAAAGGACAGGCGATTGTGATGCCCTACAAGTTACATCTGTCTCTGAAACAGCAGCTGTAGGAAGACTTCTTTCTGGAGGTTCCAGGTTAGATCTGTAGTTCTAGGTCATGTTAAAAAGCTCACGAAAAGCTCTGTTACCTAGTGACATAGACAGGCTTTGAAGAGACTAGGTCTCGTGTCTCCTCGTCTCACATGTATCTGTCTTCTGTCTCAGACAAGCCCATGCAGATGAACCAGGCTCTATTCCATTCAGGAGGACGCTGTGGATACGTCCTGCAGCCAAGCAGCATGAGAGATGAGATGTTCGATCCCTTCGACAAATTCTCCTTGCGATCGCTGGAGCCGGTAAACGTCTGTGTTGAGGTGAGgaaccatttttatttcttcttactCTTTGCATCTCATTTTCTCGGCATTTAAACCTCACCTGTATCCATAtgtattgaaaaatatttgGGAATAATAGTGATTTTTCCATGAAAAGTGGAAGCGTGTCTATGCCGCTGTATTTCATCCTTTGTGTGGGTAAATGTGGATAATAATCCAGAAACGGCTGAGGGGTTTGTCACCATGATGATCCCCACCGTTGTAGCTTCGCCAATCACTTTCCGAGACCAGTAACGGGTTTTCAGAGAGGGATTATCCTGGACGGGTTTTCCGGACATGTTTCTGATTGGTCTGTGTTTTTTGGCAGATCCTGGGAGCCAGACACCTGCCAAAAAATGGGAGAGGAATCGTGTGTCCGTTTGTTGAGGTGGAGGTCTGCGGGGCAGAGTATGATAACGTCAAGCATAAGACCGAATTTGTGGGTGAGTGGAGTGGCGGTAATATCTGAAATATCAAGTCTTTTACTGGTGTTTAGTGATCCTAAGATCTAGGGTTGTATGTGAATACCGGACATGATGATGTGTAGAAGGCACCTTAGTTAGTTTGCCATCTCCTGGTAGGGGCCATCACATGGACTATAACGGCCGAGCTAGTGTAGTGAATGAGGGAGGTGATTTCTGTTGAGTTAATGGCTCTTCTTGCTTTTTTCCTCAGTGGATAATGGCTTGAACCCCGTCTGGGCACAGAAGGCTTTCAGGTTTCACGTTGCAAATCCGGAGTTTGCCTTCCTGCGGTTTGTTGTATACGAGGAGGACATGTTTAGTGATCAGAACTTCCTGGCACAAGCCTCCTTTGTGGTGCGGGGACTCAAAACCGGTAAGGCGCGAGAGGGGGACTGAGCTTTGCGGTGAATATCTTTTGCGTGGAGTGTGTGTTTCTCTGGTCTCCATGATGGAAAATGTGCGTTCCTCCGCAGGCTACAGAGCTGTTCCCCTGAAGAATAACTACAGTGAAGATCTGGAGCTGGCGTCGTTGCTCATTTGGATTGATATCAAACCCAGCAAGGTGAGAAGAGCTAGGTGGAGGGTTGTGAGGGTTTGAGGAAGGACTTGGCATTTAGCCGGCAtggaaaaactaaaaacatggCTGCTCGGCGGGGTATGTCTGCATGCGCGTATACACCCGCCATCCCCTCCGCCTTGTCCCATAAGGATTTGCGCACAATTCTGCGTGCCCATGAGCCTGCCGCAGCCAGGCGGCCATGTTGGAAAACAGGGCAGCATTCAggtaagtataaaaaaaacatattatttataaaggacAATAATGAATGACTAATGGATGAATTCTATTGATTTACAtatatgtattgattttatgtttcctgaaaaatatatatactatttaattatatttatttattccagcTGGAGAACGGGGAGGTTAACGGAGCTTCTGCTCCCAGAGAACGGATCAGTGACCCGTTTGCCGGGCGGAGCTGGGACGGACCTTCGGAATCAAGATTCCCGTCACATCAGTTGGACGACTTGCGCGCCTCGCAGGAGCAGTTACCTGAACACTTTGATAGGGAGAGGAGGTAACAGCGCGGTGTActgtaaatacattaatattcttttaaccctttgaatgtctggcaatttaatttttttttactttggtgGACACCACAGGACCAGCtcattttcataattttatatCCTCTATAGCAACCTTAGTCTGCGTCCTgccagggtatgatgtcataacccagcTCTTGGCACTGTAGATGGCAGCTGGGGGGTTAGGCGGCTGGGGGTGGCTGGGGTTCTGCCGGCCAAGATATGGTTCAAATACTTGCGTAATGTTTTCTTAAAACCAGAATAACGTAGATTtattagatataaaaaaatgtatttttttttcttctcagggTCCTCCGGAAAACGCGTCTGAGCGGAGATAATCGCTTGTAAAGGAAAGCCGGGTTACGGACGCTCGGCTCATTTTGGCACCAGAGGAATCCTTATTCTCCTTGTGGTCTCTCTATAAACCGTGCCTGAACCCAGAGTAGGTGCGATTTACTTAGGACTTTGCACGTTCAGTGTGGCACACGGAGAACTGTTATTTTCACCCCCAAAGGGAATGATTTCCCTGCAGCACAAACATTTCTCTATTAAATGCCTTGTATATCCGTGGGGCAGATAGCAAAGACTGGGATCTTATTAACCCCCCTTCAGCTTGGCCTGAACTACCCCGTGCTACAGTTTTAGTCATTTACCTTCTGTGAAACTGTGAATGCAGGGAGGCGaaacaatatatgtttttaatacgCCAGGGTCGCCAACAACGCTTTCATTGCCCTGAGACACTTTAAGGGTGTTCTaaggatatttttatatacacacatacaacttTATTTACCTTGCAGCGTCATTCCATTTCATTCTGCTGGATATTaggaatattttcttttttttttttttcttcattgcaCTG from Spea bombifrons isolate aSpeBom1 chromosome 13, aSpeBom1.2.pri, whole genome shotgun sequence encodes:
- the PLCG1 gene encoding 1-phosphatidylinositol 4,5-bisphosphate phosphodiesterase gamma-1, whose product is MMETGALLNGFAPCGQSEAELTHLCRSLEVGTVMTLYYSKKSQKPERRTFQVKLETRQVTWSRGADKVEGAVDIREMKEIRRGKNSRDFDRYQEDATVRLEPDHCFVILYGTEFRLKTLSLQATSEEEVNMWIKGLNWLLQDTLQAPTPLQIERWLRKQFYSLDRNREDKISVKDLKNMLSQVNYRVPNMKFLRDRLTEVEQRNREINYAQFAQLYRYLMYSAQKPMAIPFLESFIQNRGGERPDQYQVTLLDFQNFLLTYQKEMWATDLLQVQDFMFHYLRDPLREIDEPYFTLDEFVTFLFSKENTLWNSELDTVCPLNMDNPLSHYWISSSHNTYLTGDQFSSESSLEAYARCLRMGCRCIELDCWDGPDGMPVIYHGHTLTTKIKFSEVLHTIKEHAFVTSDYPVILSIEDHCSIAQQRNMAHHFKKVFGEMLLTKPVDAAADGLPSPNQLKRKILIKHKKLAEGSTYEEIPASTVYSENDISNSIKNGILYLQDPINREWYPHYFVLTSSKIYYSEETTTSQTNDEEEEQKEASNSSELHSTEKWFHGKLGAGRDGRHIAERLLTDYCIETGAPDGSFLVRESETFVGDYTLSFWRNGKVQHCRIHSRQEAGSPKFFLTDNLVFESLYALITHYQQMPLRCNEFEMRLTEPVPQTNAHESKEWYHANLTRTQAEHMLMRVPRDGAFLVRKRSEPNSYAISFRAEGKIKHCRVQQEGQSVVLGSSEFDSLVDLISYYEKHPLYRKMKLRYPINEETLEKIGTAEPDYGALYEGRNPGFYVEANPMPTFKCSVRALFDYKAQREDELSFTKNAIIQNVEKQEGGWWRGDYGGKKQMWFPANYVEEIFSPAEPEPERQPLDENSPLGDLLGGVLDVPNCQIAIRHEGMNNRPYVFSINVPSVTRCPLDVAADSLEDMHDWVRKIREVAQTADARLTEGKIMERRKKIALELSELVIYCRPVPFDEEKIGTERACYRDMSSFPETKAEKYVNKLKGKKFLHYNRRQLSRIYPKGQRLDSSNYDPMPMWICGSQLVALNFQTPDKPMQMNQALFHSGGRCGYVLQPSSMRDEMFDPFDKFSLRSLEPVNVCVEILGARHLPKNGRGIVCPFVEVEVCGAEYDNVKHKTEFVVDNGLNPVWAQKAFRFHVANPEFAFLRFVVYEEDMFSDQNFLAQASFVVRGLKTGYRAVPLKNNYSEDLELASLLIWIDIKPSKLENGEVNGASAPRERISDPFAGRSWDGPSESRFPSHQLDDLRASQEQLPEHFDRERRVLRKTRLSGDNRL